The Megalops cyprinoides isolate fMegCyp1 chromosome 22, fMegCyp1.pri, whole genome shotgun sequence genome contains a region encoding:
- the micu3a gene encoding calcium uptake protein 3, mitochondrial isoform X4: MAALRRLFLAVNKAAGFNFSSVLRNERLGPQANKKTGVQRCIAAGICLAAGGAVAYYCYREMCDDRRRRRLGYRPNRGPLLPSLPAVAAKEKGRPFDFEDGDVYMSSHEHRFRLFSSVEYEGQLYMTPLNFIESVTMSEPKNKKPWRSLTKQELEKILADTPPVWKGTSKLFRNLRERGIIAYTEYLFLLCILTKPHAGFKIAFNMFDADGNQMVDKREFLVLQEIFRKKNEKKGRKGDAEKSAQLNLQLYGYQVAPANSVLKKEPQEFAPRSYWDVLRRSTSQALFSDLAERADENMMIDTTLLVHFFGKKGKAELTFDDFYRFMDNLQTEMLEIEFLTYSKGMTTISEEDFARILLRYTNVENISSYLENVRQSIPDEKMQEGITFEEFRSFFQFLNNLEDFALAMQMYNFASRSIGQDEFARAVYVATGLKLTRHLVNTIFKIFDVDHDDQLSYKEFIGIMKDRLHRGTRGYKTVERFTTFRSCLKKELASR, from the exons atGGCCGCTTTGCGGAGGCTCTTCCTGGCCGTGAACAAGGCTGCTGGGTTTAATTTCTCATCCGTGCTACGAAATGAGCGCCTCGGGCCGCAGGCAAACAAGAAAACGGGTGTTCAGAGGTGCATTGCGGCCGGGATATGTCTCGCTGCCGGGGGTGCCGTGGCATATTACTGTTACCGGGAGATGTGTGACGACAGACGCAGAAGGCGACTCGGGTACAGACCTAACAGAGGACCTTTGCTTCCCTCACTCCCCGCAGTAGCTGCAAAAGAAAAG GGCCGGCCGTTCGACTTTGAGGATGGAGACGTGTACATGTCGTCCCACGAGCACCGGTTCCGCTTGTTCAGCTCGGTGGAGTATGAGGGACAGCTCTACATGACCCCGCTGAATTTCATCGAGTCGGTCACCATGAGCGAGCCCAAGA ataagaAGCCATGGAGGTCCCTCACCAAACAG gAGCTGGAGAAGATTTTGGCGGACACACCCCCCGTCTGGAAAGGAACTTCGAAACTGTTCCGGAACTTAAGGGAAAGGG GCATCATCGCTTACACGGAGTACCTCTTCCTGCTCTGCATCCTGACAA agCCTCATGCAGGGTTTAAAATCGCCTTCAACATGTTTGACGCAGACGGAAACCAGATGGTGGACAAGAGAGAGTTTCTGGTG CTGCAGGAGATATTCCGCAAGAAGAACGAGAAGAAGGGGCGGAAAGGGGATGCCGAGAAATCTGCGCAGCTG AATTTGCAGCTGTATGGATATCAGGTTGCCCCCGCCAACAGC GTTCTTAAAAAAGAGCCTCAGGAATTTGCGCCCAGGAGCTACTGGGACGTTCTGAGACGCAGCACCAGCCAAGCTCTCTTTTCTGACCTGGCAGAG CGGGCGGATGAGAACATGATGATCGACACGACGCTGCTGGTGCACTTCTTCGGGAAGAAAGGGAAGGCCGAGCTGACATTTGATGACTTTTACAG aTTCATGGACAACCTGCAGACAGAGATGTTGGAGATTGAGTTCCTCACCTACTCCAAGGGGATGACCACCATCAGCGAGGAGGACTTCGCCCGTATCCTACTGCGCTACACCAACGTGGAGAATATCAGCAGCTACCTTGAGAATGTCCGGCAGAGCATTCCTGACGAGAAG ATGCAAGAG GGAATCACATTTGAGGAGTTCAGGTCCTTCTTCCAGTTCCTGAACAACCTGGAGGACTTTGCGCTGGCCATGCAGATGTACAACTTTGCAAGCCGCTCCATCGGGCAAG ATGAATTCGCCAGGGCAGTGTATGTGGCCACAGGCCTAAAGCTCACCCGCCACCTGGTTAACACCATTTTCAAGATCTTCGACGTGGACCATGACGACCAGCTGAGCTACAAAGAGTTCATCGGCATCATGAAGGACCGCCTGCACCGAGGAACACGG GGCTACAAAACCGTAGAGCGGTTCACTACCTTCAGATCGTGCCTGAAGAAGGAGCTGGCCAGCAGATAA